From Pusillibacter faecalis, one genomic window encodes:
- a CDS encoding ABC transporter substrate-binding protein/permease → MKSECDKPRIPRLCLLFAMMVVLLSAPTALAVEEPEAPRILRVGFEGMTVPCNWTQSDDSNGAIPITGTDQYLCGFEVAYMKQVCALAGYEIEAYKFDWDGLMMAVPSGKVDCAISMIVPTDDRRQTMAFTAPYYYADTVAVVRRDGPFAQADSVEDLRGARATSMLNTLWYSVQIDRIPDVNKRPAMESVPTLVVALQSDKVDVILLDRPTAEGVIAANADLVIAPMEGTGNFNASRDETAVAIGVGLSDLELLTDLNRAISQIPQAELEQMIDDACAYQPLEQSGDVSTLSFFEMVRLLIGRYGPVFLEGAGVAAFLAVFGTLLGTVIGCTTGAFSSIPVSSESPAWKRWLLRAVRGIVALYVWLFRGTPMMVQAMVIYYGAAQLLGWDMDPLWAGLFIVSINTGAYMSETMRGGIQSVDAGQDEGAEAIGMGRGQTMFLVILPQAFRSIIPQVGNYLISNIKDTSMLSVITVGELFYRGREAAGQYFRFFEVFLIVSCIYLFMTTVATLLLRLVEKKLSGPKNYDMCDNR, encoded by the coding sequence ATGAAGTCGGAATGTGACAAACCGCGAATACCTCGCCTATGTCTTTTGTTTGCCATGATGGTTGTTCTGCTCTCCGCTCCTACAGCCCTGGCTGTGGAGGAGCCGGAAGCCCCGCGGATTCTTCGGGTAGGGTTTGAAGGGATGACCGTTCCCTGCAACTGGACCCAGAGTGATGACTCCAATGGCGCGATTCCTATCACAGGGACGGATCAATACCTGTGCGGCTTTGAAGTTGCATATATGAAGCAGGTCTGTGCTCTCGCCGGCTATGAGATCGAGGCCTATAAATTTGATTGGGACGGCCTGATGATGGCGGTTCCCTCCGGCAAGGTGGACTGTGCCATTTCCATGATCGTCCCAACAGACGACCGGCGCCAAACGATGGCCTTCACCGCCCCCTATTATTATGCGGACACCGTGGCTGTGGTCCGCAGAGACGGTCCCTTTGCTCAGGCAGATTCTGTGGAAGACCTTCGCGGCGCACGGGCAACCTCCATGCTCAATACCCTCTGGTACAGCGTCCAAATCGACCGTATTCCAGATGTGAATAAGCGGCCTGCTATGGAGAGTGTCCCCACTCTGGTGGTGGCATTACAGTCGGATAAGGTGGATGTCATCCTTTTGGACCGCCCCACTGCAGAGGGTGTGATCGCCGCTAATGCAGATCTCGTCATCGCTCCCATGGAGGGCACAGGAAATTTTAACGCCTCCAGGGACGAAACTGCGGTTGCCATCGGCGTGGGGCTCTCGGATCTAGAGCTTCTGACAGATCTTAACCGCGCCATTTCCCAGATCCCTCAGGCGGAATTGGAGCAGATGATTGACGACGCCTGTGCCTATCAACCCTTGGAGCAATCCGGGGATGTGTCTACCCTGAGCTTTTTCGAGATGGTACGGCTTCTCATTGGGCGCTACGGCCCGGTCTTCCTGGAGGGTGCCGGTGTCGCTGCTTTTCTAGCAGTGTTCGGCACCTTGCTCGGCACCGTGATCGGCTGTACGACCGGGGCATTCTCCTCAATTCCGGTGTCTTCGGAGTCTCCGGCCTGGAAGCGGTGGCTCCTGAGGGCTGTGCGCGGTATTGTTGCCTTGTATGTGTGGCTGTTCCGGGGCACCCCCATGATGGTCCAGGCCATGGTCATTTACTACGGTGCCGCCCAGCTTTTGGGCTGGGACATGGACCCGCTGTGGGCCGGTCTCTTTATTGTCTCTATCAACACCGGCGCCTACATGTCTGAAACCATGCGGGGCGGCATCCAGTCTGTGGATGCCGGTCAAGATGAAGGAGCCGAGGCCATCGGGATGGGCCGCGGGCAGACCATGTTTCTGGTGATCTTGCCGCAGGCCTTCCGAAGCATTATCCCTCAGGTCGGCAACTACCTCATCAGTAATATTAAGGATACCTCCATGCTAAGTGTCATCACCGTAGGTGAACTGTTTTACCGCGGCCGGGAGGCTGCCGGTCAGTATTTCCGCTTCTTTGAGGTATTCCTGATCGTATCTTGCATTTACCTGTTTATGACCACCGTTGCAACACTGCTGCTGCGACTGGTAGAGAAAAAACTATCTGGCCCTAAGAATTACGATATGTGTGACAACCGCTGA
- a CDS encoding YitT family protein, producing the protein MIRWRTLALDLLCDMVGGILYAVGIYTFAKMANFAPGGLSGLALLMNYLWDLPIGLTTMAMNIPLVVLSYRFVGKKFLIKTMRSMAVCTIFLDLVFPHFPAYDGSPFLAALYSGVFLGAGLAFLYMRGSSSGGTDLLTMSIKVLRPHLSIGGVTLAIDVAIILLGWPVFGSIDSVLYGLAATAVTSVVIDKILYGVGAGKLVLIITSKGQSVADHIAEVCKRGSTMCNAVGTFTGQPRELLLCACSQAEAYKIRSAAYELDPDSFVMISETSEVFGEGFADPKGTTAFLNGT; encoded by the coding sequence ATGATTCGCTGGCGCACCCTGGCGCTGGATTTACTCTGTGATATGGTGGGCGGCATTCTCTATGCCGTCGGCATCTATACCTTTGCCAAAATGGCAAACTTCGCGCCGGGAGGGCTTTCGGGCCTGGCGCTGCTGATGAACTATCTCTGGGACCTTCCCATCGGACTGACCACCATGGCCATGAACATTCCCCTGGTGGTACTGAGCTACCGCTTCGTGGGAAAGAAATTTCTGATCAAAACCATGCGGAGTATGGCGGTGTGCACGATTTTTCTGGATTTGGTGTTTCCTCACTTTCCAGCCTATGACGGCAGTCCCTTCCTGGCTGCCCTCTATTCCGGCGTGTTTTTGGGCGCCGGCTTGGCCTTCCTCTATATGCGGGGCTCTTCTTCCGGGGGAACGGACCTTCTCACTATGTCCATCAAGGTTCTGCGGCCCCATCTGTCCATAGGGGGTGTAACTCTTGCTATTGATGTTGCCATCATTCTGTTAGGCTGGCCGGTATTCGGCAGCATTGACTCGGTGCTCTATGGCTTAGCGGCCACCGCCGTTACCTCCGTGGTAATTGACAAAATTCTGTACGGCGTTGGCGCGGGGAAGTTGGTCCTCATCATTACTTCCAAGGGGCAGTCGGTCGCAGACCACATTGCAGAGGTTTGCAAGCGCGGCTCCACAATGTGCAATGCTGTGGGCACTTTCACCGGGCAGCCCAGGGAACTTCTGTTGTGCGCCTGTTCCCAGGCAGAGGCCTATAAAATCCGTTCCGCCGCCTATGAGCTGGACCCGGACTCCTTTGTCATGATCTCGGAGACCAGCGAGGTTTTTGGAGAGGGGTTTGCAGACCCCAAGGGCACCACGGCTTTTTTGAACGGAACCTAG
- a CDS encoding amino acid ABC transporter ATP-binding protein, with the protein MPIPRQKAAEAAAETTSAAISVQHLQMSFGTHQVLRDVDFTVRQGDVISIIGPSGSGKSTLLRCINHLERPTGGAIYYQGQPVGGERFDLPRYRAKVGMVFQSFNLFNNMSVLRNCMVGPMYVLHTPREKARADAMAYLEKVGMTPYVNALPSQLSGGQKQRVAIARALAMHPEILLFDEPTSALDPQMVGEVLSTMRALAQEGMTMVVVTHEMQFAQEISSRVVFMADGYIVEEGPPQQIFQDPQQEKTRLFLSRYLAGQRGESA; encoded by the coding sequence ATGCCAATTCCGCGACAAAAGGCCGCTGAGGCGGCCGCAGAAACAACATCCGCCGCAATTTCCGTCCAACATCTTCAGATGAGCTTTGGAACCCATCAAGTTCTGCGGGACGTGGATTTCACTGTGCGCCAGGGGGATGTCATCAGCATCATCGGCCCCTCCGGCTCAGGCAAGTCCACCTTACTTCGATGCATCAACCATCTGGAGCGTCCCACTGGCGGCGCCATTTACTATCAGGGACAGCCCGTGGGCGGCGAGCGGTTTGATCTTCCCCGCTATCGGGCCAAGGTGGGAATGGTATTCCAATCTTTTAATCTCTTCAACAATATGTCTGTTTTGAGAAACTGCATGGTGGGCCCCATGTATGTTCTTCATACGCCCCGCGAAAAAGCCCGGGCAGACGCCATGGCCTATCTGGAAAAGGTGGGAATGACGCCTTATGTCAACGCCCTGCCCTCCCAGCTCTCCGGCGGTCAAAAGCAGCGGGTGGCCATTGCCCGGGCACTGGCCATGCACCCGGAAATTCTCTTGTTTGACGAGCCCACCTCCGCCCTGGACCCTCAGATGGTGGGCGAAGTGCTCTCCACAATGCGGGCGCTGGCCCAGGAGGGGATGACCATGGTGGTTGTGACCCACGAGATGCAGTTTGCTCAGGAGATTTCCAGCCGGGTAGTCTTTATGGCTGACGGCTACATTGTGGAGGAGGGGCCTCCCCAGCAAATTTTCCAGGACCCCCAGCAGGAAAAGACACGTCTGTTCCTCAGCCGGTATCTGGCGGGTCAAAGAGGCGAGAGCGCATGA